From the genome of Palaemon carinicauda isolate YSFRI2023 chromosome 6, ASM3689809v2, whole genome shotgun sequence, one region includes:
- the LOC137643098 gene encoding zinc finger BED domain-containing protein 5-like: MACQLLVYCRYLFKDIIKEEFFCCQNLETSSTATDVMNAVSSFFDKHGLSWNNLVGITTDGAPAMLGLRSGFQAKVKFRAPNAVGVHCFIYWEALASKSLPSEILTIFTGIVKVVNYVKNFASTRDCSSNCVMTWNLNIACLLAC, from the coding sequence ATGGCGTGCCAGCTGTTGGTATACTGCCGATACCTGTTCAAAGACATAATCAAGGAGGAATTTTTTTGCTGTCAAAATCTTGAAACATCAAGTACGGCCACTGATGTGATGAATGCTGTGTCATCGTTTTTTGACAAGCATGGTTTAAGTTGGAATAATCTTGTTGGAATCACAACTGATGGAGCACCAGCCATGCTTGGGTTGAGGTCGGGTTTCCAAGCAAAAGTAAAATTCAGAGCACCAAATGCAGTTGGTGTGCACTGCTTCATTTATTGGGAGGCTCTGGCTTCTAAATCTCTTCCTTCTGAGATTCTCACAATTTTCACTGGTATTGTCAAGGTCGTGAACTATGTTAAAAACTTTGCCTCAACACGAGACTGTTCCAGTAACTGTGTCATGACATGGAATCTAAACATTGCTTGTTTGCTTGCTTGTTAG
- the LOC137643099 gene encoding protein FAM200C-like codes for MYRKKCDLLEILKSEHFELHLAYLVDIFEIFNHLNLRLQGKDSNLLSHCDSMHAFLAKLELYKKRVSVRKFMMFPSLNEVLADGQLSSTLSKEIMDHLSQLDDEFCRFFPDLSPQHAGFAKNPFLCQVDDVLGDAQEEFIELPHDSTGKNVFQSNSLSSFWCSMMESYPKIIDLAVRVLLPFASTYVCETGVSSLLAIKTKSWNKLSGADDLRCALAATEPRIHELVVQKQPQKSH; via the coding sequence ATGTACAGAAAAAAATGTGACCTGTTGGAGATATTGAAATCAGAACACTTTGAGCTCCACCTTGCTTATCTTGTGGACATATTTGAAATCTTCAACCACCTGAACTTGAGACTCCAAGGAAAGGATTCAAACCTGCTCAGCCACTGTGACTCAATGCATGCCTTTTTGGCCAAACTGGAGCTGTATAAGAAGAGAGTGAGTGTAAGAAAATTTATGATGTTTCCATCATTGAATGAAGTTCTTGCTGATGGCCAGCTTTCAAGCACCTTGTCCAAGGAAATCATGGACCACTTGTCTCAGCTAGATGATGAATTTTGCCGTTTCTTTCCTGACTTGAGCCCTCAGCATGCAGGATTCGCAAAAAATCCGTTTTTATGTCAGGTTGATGACGTGTTAGGAGACGCACAAGAAGAGTTCATTGAGCTTCCCCATGATTCAACAGGCAAAAATGTGTTCCAGTCAAACTCCTTGTCTAGCTTCTGGTGTTCAATGATGGAATCATATCCAAAAATAATTGATCTGGCAGTTCGAGTTCTTTTGCCTTTTGCTTCAACCTACGTGTGCGAAACTGGGGTTTCTTCGTTACTtgcaataaaaacaaaatcatggAACAAGCTGTCAGGGGCAGATGACTTGAGGTGTGCACTGGCTGCCACTGAGCCAAGGATTCATGAGCTGGTTGTCCAAAAACAACCACAAAAGTCCCATTGA